In Parasegetibacter sp. NRK P23, the genomic stretch TTGATCCTTCGGTGCAGGAAGTGTATGTAACGCTTTACAGGGTGGCCGATCAGTCGAAAATCGCGCAGGCGCTTATTTCCGCCGCGAAGAACGGTAAGAAAGTATTCGTGATGGTGGAACTGAAAGCCCGGTTCGATGAAGCCAACAACATCCGCTGGACGCGTCGTATGAAGAAGGCCGGGGTGAAAGTGGTGCACAGCCGCACTTCGTTGAAAGTGCACGCCAAAATAGCGCTGGTGGTGCGGCAATCGGAACAGGGGCAACAATTGCTGGGGCTCCTCGCCACGGGTAACCTCAACGAAACGACCGCCCGTTTTTATACCGATCACCTGTTGCTCACCGCACGAAAAGATATGCTGGAAGAATTGCAGCGCCTTTTTCATTTCCTGGTATCGGGAAAGAAACCTTCCGAAGCCGGCGATCTTCAGTTCCAGCACCTGCTGGTAGCGCGGTTCAACCTGAAAGAACAGTTCACCGCCCTTATCCGCCGCGAAATAGCTCATGCGCAACAAGGACGCCCGGCTTCCATCCACATCAAAATGAACAACCTGGAGGAACGGTCGATGATCGCGTTGCTGTACGAAGCCGCGCAGGCAGGCGTACAAATTAACTTGCTGGTGCGCGGAATTTGTTGTCTGGTGCCTGGTGTACCCGGACTCAGCGAAAACATTACGGTACGCAGGATCGTGGACCGCTTCCTGGAGCATGGCCGGATCTTCTGCTTTCACAACAATGGGGATACTCAAGTGTTCCTCGGCTCCGCGGATTGGATGAACAGGAACCTCCACAGAAGAATAGAAGTATGCTTTCCGGTACATGATCCGGTGGCGAAAGCAATCTTACAGGAAATGATGCAGCTGCAGGTGGAAGATAATGTAAAGGCACGTCCGCTTCCGGCAGAAACCAACGGCAAACTCGTGCGCTCGCAATACGCGATATGGGACCGGCTCCTCAGCAAAATGGCGCTGGCGCTGCTGTTGCTTTTTTTCGTGTCCTGCGGTATGGTGAACGACCACAAAAGCCCGGAAGGCTACGATTTTACCGCCCCTGAAAAATTTTTTATCTCAGATGATCTAACCGAGATATCCGGGATTGCTTTGAACGGAGACCGAACAGATAGCATGTACGCCGTTCAGGATGAAAAAGGAAAACTGTTCCGTTTTAAACCGGGCATGAAGAAACCTCACAAAGTAAACTTCGCCAAAAGCGGCGATTACGAAGATGTTTCCATCGCCGACAACAAGGTGTGGGTCCTGAAAAGCAACGGTCACCTGATCAGCTTTCCGCTGAATGCAGATTCCGCAGGTTTCGTGGAACCCGAGGTATACGAAAACATACTTCCCAAGGGTGAATATGAAGCCATGGATATAGATGACGGCAAGATATACGTATTGTGCAAAACCTGTAAAGTAAATAAAAAGCAGCCCGCCGTTACAGGGTATGTGTTGCGGGCGGATACCGCGGGAAAACTAATCATCACTAGTTCGTTCCAACTGGCGGAATCGCAGATACCGGAGCAGTTTAAGAAGAAGAATTTCTCTTTGCATCCTTCAGCGATGGCGAAACATCCGCTTACGGGTAACTGGTACATCATGGCTTCCGCGAACAAGTTGCTGCTGGTGGCCGATACGAACTGGCAGATAAAGGAAACCTACCGCCTTTCACCATCGGTTTTCAGGCAGCCCGAAGGACTGGTTTTCGCGTCTTCGGGCGA encodes the following:
- the ppk1 gene encoding polyphosphate kinase 1 — its product is MQEPIFYNRDLSWLSFNERVLEEADAPGVPLMERFQFLSIYSSNLDEFYRVRIPALLALQHIETEKEDVLPLVKEKIDGQLQVFGNIMRKLLPVLEMEGHVLLYDKPVPESVRQRAGHYFYTQVLGFLQPVVMREGTDFFPENNKLYLLAGNTIFNVPSDQLPRFWTIKENGITYIFFLDDLVRMHLPSITKDPATAEAFSFKITRDAELNLKDDYQGELVDRMEEEISKRDFGLATRVLYDPAMPAAQLDMLIRFFQLNGANLVKGGRYHHLKDLASLPVHNPDLRYEPMPPVSDGLEEIACLLDEVRKRDILLHPPFHSYDNVLRFFNEAAIDPSVQEVYVTLYRVADQSKIAQALISAAKNGKKVFVMVELKARFDEANNIRWTRRMKKAGVKVVHSRTSLKVHAKIALVVRQSEQGQQLLGLLATGNLNETTARFYTDHLLLTARKDMLEELQRLFHFLVSGKKPSEAGDLQFQHLLVARFNLKEQFTALIRREIAHAQQGRPASIHIKMNNLEERSMIALLYEAAQAGVQINLLVRGICCLVPGVPGLSENITVRRIVDRFLEHGRIFCFHNNGDTQVFLGSADWMNRNLHRRIEVCFPVHDPVAKAILQEMMQLQVEDNVKARPLPAETNGKLVRSQYAIWDRLLSKMALALLLLFFVSCGMVNDHKSPEGYDFTAPEKFFISDDLTEISGIALNGDRTDSMYAVQDEKGKLFRFKPGMKKPHKVNFAKSGDYEDVSIADNKVWVLKSNGHLISFPLNADSAGFVEPEVYENILPKGEYEAMDIDDGKIYVLCKTCKVNKKQPAVTGYVLRADTAGKLIITSSFQLAESQIPEQFKKKNFSLHPSAMAKHPLTGNWYIMASANKLLLVADTNWQIKETYRLSPSVFRQPEGLVFASSGDMYVSNEGDDISVANLLLFRWKQQKQ